A stretch of the Malus sylvestris chromosome 10, drMalSylv7.2, whole genome shotgun sequence genome encodes the following:
- the LOC126587809 gene encoding uncharacterized protein LOC126587809, producing the protein MAREQWSYSICYAQSSPPCSLPSLSPSLPQPPFPQSHLPLLFTRRLFLFLFQRPLRRYRLARAPPVLFTTLFAMQSTTRSLTWTTRRNLSPTTSPPRKLAALPAPTAELSLLLTIPQSVGYEQNPLSLYYCYDLVTSF; encoded by the exons ATGGCGCGTGAACAATGGAGCTATTCTATCTGTTATGCTCAATCCTCTCCACCTTGCTCACttccctcactctctccctctctccctcagCCTCCCTTTCCACAATCTCATCTGCCGCTTCTCTTCACGCGCcgcctcttcctcttcctcttccagcGTCCTCTACGAAGGTACCGTCTGGCACGAGCGCCGCCCGTCCTGTTCACCACTCTTTTCGCTATGCAGTCCACTACGCGCTCATTGACCTGGACCACACGCCGCAACCTCTCCCCAACCACCTCTCCGCCGAGGAAGCTCGCCGCATTGCCGGCACCGACGGCCGAAC TTAGTTTGCTTTTGACAATTCCGCAAAGCGTGGGATATGAACAGAACCCACTGAGCTTGTACTACTGCTATGATTTGGTGACCAGCTTTTGA